Part of the Rhodococcus sp. OK302 genome is shown below.
CAATCGGATTCCCTACGCCGCGCGAGAACAGCTCGCTGGACAGATCACCGTTCAACGGCCACGCCCAAGTATTGGTAAGGATGAGGCGTTCGAACTTGTCCGGTCGTTGCTGGGCGGCGTACAGACCGAACGGGCCTCCCCAGTTGTGACCGACCAGCGTCAGTTGCGTCAAGTCCAAGCAGTCGAGGAAGGACACGAGCAGCTCCGCGTGGTCGCGCGCCAGGTACTGATAGCCCGGGGCGCCGGTGGACAGACCGAATCCCGGAAAGTCCACGGCGATGCACCGGAACCTGGCTCGCAGGGTGGTGATCACCTCGCGGTAGGCGAAGGACCAGACCGGATTTCCGGTCAGCATCAGCAGGGTAGGACCGGAGCCCTCGTCGACATAGTGCACAACGTTTCCGTCCAGCTCCACGAAGTGGCTTTCGAACGGGAACAACTCGTCGTCCACCCACGCCGGACGTTCGCCTACCGGTTTCGTGGTCGCCATCTTCCGATCCTCCTCGACGCTGGCTATGTTCAGTTAACTTGTTCTTCTATAGTCCACAATCAAACATGAAGTAACAGATGGGAGCGTCCGAATGAGCAAATTGCTCGACGATGTCCTAGCCGCACACGGCGGCGCTGAACGGTGGCAGTCCGTTTCAGCGATCACAGCTCGGGGACGTCTGGGCGGGCTGCTGCCCACACGCTTCTCCGGCAACAAGCTGACAAACTTCACCGTTGAGATCCAAGTCGCTGCGCCGCACACCGTCCTCCATGACTTCCCTCAAGCCGGCAAGCGCGCCGTGTTAGACCGGGGCGACGTGCGGATCGAAACCCCCGACGGAGAACTACTCGACACCCGAACGGACCCACGTTCGGCCTTCTTCGGGCGCAGCGGAATCCGCCGCAACGTCCACTGGGACCCACTCGACACCGCATACTTCGCCGGATACGCCTTCTGGAACTACCTGACCTCACCACTACTGCTCGCCCGCGACGACATCGCTGTCACCGAAGGCGAACCATGGCGCGAATCAGGACAGACATGGCGACGACTCCACGCAACGTTCCCCGCGCACATCGAAACCCACTGCCGGCGACAGACCTTCTACGTCGATAGGGACGGCCTGATCCGCCGCCACGACTTCGTCGCCGAACCAGTAGGCGGCTGGGCCGCGGCCTCACTTTACTGCGACCAACACCGCGAGTTCGACGGACTCATCTTCCCCACCCGGCGCCGCGTGTTGCCACGGGGACCCGGCCGCCGAGTTCTCCCCCGGCCGACGCTCCTGGCCCTCGACTTCGACGAGATCGAGATCGAGATCGAGCACTGACCGATGGGAGATAAGGAGGACAAAATGGCAATCAAACGGTCCTACGGCCACTACTGCGGCGTGGCGCGTGCGCTCGACGTCGTGGGCAACCGGTGGAGCCTGCTCATCGTGCGCGAACTACTCGTGGGGCCGGCCCGTTACGGGCAACTCCAGGCCGGCCTTCCCGGGATCTCCACCAATCTGCTGGCCGAGCGCCTGCGCGAGCTGGAAGAAGCCGGCGTGGTCCGGCGCCAGCTTGACGCCGTCAGCAACGGCGTTGCCTACGCACTCACCCCCTGGGGAAGCGAACTTCGCGGCACTGTCGCGGCACTCGTGAACTGGAGCACGCCGCTCATGGTTTCCGGCCCGCGTCGCGATGGTTTCCGACCGCATTGGTTGGTGGTGGCAATCGAATCGCTGTTGGACGGCAAGCGAACCGAGGTACCCGCGACCGTCGGCTTGGAGGTCGACGGCACGACTGTCACGGTGCGCGTCGACGAATTTGGTACCCACGTCGTGCTCGATATCGATGCGCAACCCGGGACCGTGCTTCGCGCAGAACCGTTGGTGGTGCTCGGCCTTGCGTCAGGCATGCTGACGGTCGAGCAGGCGATCGCGGCAGGAGATCTCCGAGGCGAAAGGCAGGACCTCGCTGCGGTTTTCGGAGCCGACTGACGGATATCCGGGTTCGAACGCCACATACAGCGACCGAAGCTGTCACCCGCGCTGCGGCACGGTCAACTCACTGCTCGTGGCGGCATGTTCAACAGCGAGACGTGGACTCGACAAGATAGGTACTGAGAGGCCGATGAGGTGCCTTTCAGCGGGCGCCATGCTCGCTTGGGCCAGCACGATTACGTCGACTCTGCCTTCAAGGGCGAGTGCGCTCTCGGTGATGACACGGATGTACCCCTCCATATCTCCGGCCTCGAACAGCGACCACGAGTGGCCAGCGACCACGAGTTCGACACTGATCGCAATGCTCGCAGCCTCAGCTTCTTGGGCAATCAAGTCCCGTGTGGGCTTCAAGGTGGACTCCAGTGCGGCGACGACCCCGATCCGCGGTCCCAACGCGACGGCTCGACGAGCCATGGGGCGGTCGACGCGGAATACGGGCAGGTCAATCTCTGCTTGCTCCGCGATGTCACCAATCGTCGAGCAGGTGCAGCAGACAATATCGGCACCGTGGTAGTTGAGTTCGTTGAGGCGAGCCAACACGGCGGTCCGAGTCGCCTCGGGTCCCTCTGCCCGCGCCTGAGTCAACAATGTTTCATCCACCACATGGATCGTTGCGAGCAGCGGCCAAGTCTGGTGCGTCAACCCGTCAAACGTTGGGACATGAACTGCTGATGTATGCAGGAACCCGATTGTCGTCATCGCGGAACTTTAGCTTTCGCACTGGGAGGTGATGTCAGGGCTCATCGGAATCCAACATCGCCGCGTATGTCTTCCCGAGCTAGGTTGTCTCCGTTGCGGTCTCCGTTATTTCGAATACCCGTCTGTCGAACACCGGCAATGATCGACAAACTGTCGGGACCTACGACGAGCCGCACTACCCGCAGTTCACAGTTGTAGACGACCCTCAATTCGAGTTTTACATCATGTTTCGAGTACTGAAGTTCGATCCCATACCCCGAAGAAACAACTCGGCGGGAAGCGCTCGCAGAACGAGGTCTCGAACTGCAGTAGCGCCAGCGCCACGAGTGAGGATAATTCGGGCGGATCGGCGTGAGCGCACTTGAAGGCGATGCGTTCTCCCGGTGCGCAGGTAGTCATAGGTCGCCACATCATGAGCATGAGCACCGAGCGCGACGGCATCCTCGAGCGCCTGACATGCACCTTGACCGAGATGCGGTCCCATCGCATGTGCGGCATCACCCACGAGCACAACACTTTTCCGAACAAAGGACGGTAGTGCCGGAAGATCCCTGATGTCATGCCGAAGAATCTGCTCCGGCGCGACAGCAGAGATAAGTTGAGGAATCGGACCCGGCCAGTCCAGAAAATCGTCCAACGACGGGTCCGGCGTTTCCTTCGACAGTCGGGTGGCGGCGAACACGTACAACCGCCCATTCCCCAGGGGAACGATTCCGAATTCGGTTCCGGCACCGAGGATGCCACCAACATCGACAACGCCGAAGTCATCAACGATCCACCTCCACGCGCGAATGCTCAGCGACCGCGGTACTGGATACTCAGGGAAAATCGTTTGTCGCGTGAGGCTGTCGATTCCGTCGGCGCCGACGAGCAGATCGAAATTCTCAGTGCGATCGCCACATCGAATCGCACCACCCACCTCAATCCCCGTGACCGGGGAGCCGAGCCGTACAGTTACCGACTCTGGAAGTGCTGTGCGGAGAACATCGACCAGATCGGCGCGATGCATCGCGACGAAGTTGCCGTGCATCGCACGGAATCTCTCCTCACTAGTCCGCATCAACCACTGCCCCTGGCGATTACGTATCCCGCCTACCCAGCCGGGGGCGGCTCTCCTTCGGATGTCATCGCCTACTCCAAGGTGATCGAGTGCAGCGAGTGCGTTCGGCCACAAAGTGATTCCGGCACCCACCTCGGTAAGGGCCGGAGCTTGCTCGAACACTGTGACCGACCATCCTGCGCCTGCAAGAGCTAGCGCCGTTGCCAGGCCCCCGATACCGCCTCCGATGATTCCGACTGTTCGCATCGTCGATCCCCTCCCCTTCGATTGCCACGGATGTAGATGTGGGATGGCACAACTTTCGGGCAGCGAGAGCTAGGAGCATCATCGACTGCGACTAAAGTTCGAATTCGGCTCCCTCACTGGTGTCTTCCTCGAGTTCAGCGCTCGCGATAATGGCAAATAGCGTGATCGCCAATCCGATCAGCGCCACTGCGAATGCGGCCCAGTTCAACCCGGCAAAGAAACCTGACAGGCCGGCGTTCTGCACGCCCAGAACGGAGATCACGATCCCGAGAATTGCCGTCAGTGCAGTGGCAAAGCCAATATGCTGGAAGAACTTTTCCCGCCGGATGTGGATGTGAACAGATCGACGGTTGACGACGACCGCAAGAACGACAACCGAATACAGCGCCGTCAGAACTGAACATACCGAAGACTCCATGCGCTAGACCCTAGGTGATCTGTAGCGGAGCGCAGGATCATTTCTTTCGTGTCGGACCCAAACGAGAGATGGCCCACGATCGCCCTACCCCGGGCCTGAAACGTTGACTTCTGCGTGGAAATTACCCGAAACTAATTCGGCCAGAACATATCTCCTAACCGAGATCGGGGCAGCGCCGCACAACTGGACTGGCTCGATCCGCCGACCGGGTCGTTCAGGCTGTGACGAACGGGAAGACCGACATTCACGACACGTGCCGAGCCGTCCGCGATAGCTCGAACGACATGAAATCCATCACATTCGGACTCGGGTGGATAACGGCCAGCGGGCAATAAATGCACAATTACCTGCGTAAATGCGACGAAAATACACATCCGATGGGTCCAAGTATCCCGACGGCCCAGCCCGTGACCCGTTCGTGACAATTCGCTATTCTTGGTGTCAGCCCAAGCAGCAATCGGGCATCACGGAATCGCCGGCGCCGATCCCACCCCCGCGATTTCGGACAACAAACCTTCCCTTGCGGTGGGAGCTGAGACGGTCACCGTCCTCCAATGGCGGGACCAGAGAGGATTTCTGCGAATGACCAAGAGCACCGTTACCCGCGCCCTCGCCTCCGTCACCACCGCCGGGGTCCTCGCGGCCGGCGCCCTCGGATTGAGTACTGGCACAGCATCCGCCGCCTCCTATGACTGGTCGGGCGTTGCACATTGTGAATCGTCGGGCAACTGGGCCGCGAACACCGGCAACGGCTATTACGGCGGACTCCAGTTCTCCCAGAGCACTTGGGAGGCGTACGGCGGTCTGCAATACGCGCCGCGGGCCGACCTGGCTACCCGGGAACAGCAAGAGGCTGTCGCCAACGCCACTCTTGCTGGACAGGGCGTCGGGGCCTGGCCTGTATGCGGTCAGCACCTGAGCTGATCCCAGCCCTCACGCATTTACTTAACTGCCCGGTGTCCGTCGACTCCGACGATCACCGGGCAGTTTTCGTTTCGGTCGACATCTTGCTTCGAAAGAGCCAAACAATGATGCGAAATCCCTGAACCACAACGGGTTCGAATCACAATGTCCCCGACTCCACGCTTGACTCAGTCGTACGACAATGCAGTACGACGAGCCCGAATCGAGTAGCGCAAGATCAAAGTCGCTTTCCTTCAAAAGCATTCGGCGGCAGACAACCGACTACGAGGCAACCGTTCTCAAACAAGTACGCATTCTCCTTCTACCGCAACGCGTCTGCAGCCGAAAAGTCGGCTGCGGCCCAGAGCACTGGCAAGCCTCGGCGGCAGCGGAAAGTCGATCTCACCGACCACCCACACCCGGATTCGGGATCACAGGCAACTCATTCGCTCGAACTACCGCAGCCCGACGAACTGCCTTGAGTGACAAGTAAAAGTTGTTGTGCGCGTTGGCATCCAAGTTCAGAGGCACATCCAATGTGGTGATGAGCTTGTGCTCCAACACCCACGGTTCAGGATGCTCGACCCACGACACCAACGCGTTCTCATCCATCCACTCGGACAGCACCTTCTCCCCCGTCACGAACGTCCGACGATTGCCAGAACCAACCCGACGCAGCTCGATCCCCAGTTGGTTAGACAGCAGACACCCGAGCGTCTTGCGGAGCGTCGATCCTTCCGCGTTCCCTGAATAGTGAGTGCGGATGCGTTTGCGGATGTTCTGAGTACTAGGAGGTTTGCCGTTGGTAGGCGGTGCCGATGGGCTGATCCCCGTGTACAGCAAGGTCAACCCGTCCTTCTTAGCGCAACCCGACGTGTCGATGTCAGCGGGCAACTCTCGGAACCACCAGCCGTAGACACCAGGGGAAGCCGGCACGGGGCAGGGTCGCACTAGAACTTCGGCACGAGCGAGGGGCAGCGCTGCTAAGTAGATGGCGCTTTCATCCTGAGCAGTTTCGGCAGTTGAGATCGCATCCATAGCGAGGATCGTCGCATAGGGGTCAGACAGATAAGGGCGGTCGGTGCCAAATAACCATGATCTCCGCTCTGGGTTCAAACATCGTGAATCCCACCTATCAGGCCATTCGTGGGATCACATTGACACCTTGTTTCGCGAGTAATTTCGCGTGGGGCAGCACACGGGGCACGCTGGCAAGTCAGGTGAATTGTCACCCCTTCCCCATCCCGCCGCAGCGAGGCACGATTGAAGGAGCGGCCCTACGGCTGGACCCGCAACGATCGACGATCGGAGGCAACTGTGACCGACATGCCTACCCGTCCCCGAACTCCTGCGTCGATGACTGCGTGGCAGGTCAACGAGCCTGGTCCCGTCAGAACACATCCTCTGATCAAGGCCGACCAGTCAATACCCGTCCCCCATGCCGGACAACTGCTGGTTCGAGTCCTCGCCTGCGGAGTGTGCCGCACTGATCTGCATGTGGCCGAAGGTGACCTCCCAGTACACCGCGTCAATGTGGTCCCCGGACACGAAATTGTCGGACTGGTCGAGAAGGTCGGAGACGCAGTCGAAGATTTCGTCCCGGGTGATCGCGTCGGAATTCCGTGGCTGCACTACACGTGCGGGCGATGCGAGTTCTGCCTTCGCGACCGTGAGAACTTGTGCCCCAACTCCACGTACACGGGCTGGGATGTCGATGGCGGGTATGCCGAATATGCTTTGGCGACAGCAGAATTCGCACTCAAGTTACCCACCGGATATTCCGACGCAGAATTGGCGCCGCTCCTCTGCGCCGGCATCATCGGGTTTCGTGCACTTCAGCGAGCTGATGTCCCTGCGGGTGGCCGATTAGGAATCTACGGCTTCGGCGGGAGCGCCCACCTCGCGGCGCAGGTAGCGATGGCACGCGACGCAGAAGTCCATGTCATGACGCGCAGTGAATCGGCTCGCGCATTGGCCACCGAGTTGGGCGCCACGTCGGTGCAGGATGCGTATGACCCTCCACCGGCAAAGCTCGACTCGGCCATTCTGTTCGCTCCCGTCGGCGACCTCGTTCCACCGGCAATGGAAGCTTTGAATCGAGGTGGAATCCTGTCGATCGCCGGAATCCATCTCTCGGATACTCCGAGCCTGAACTATCAGAAACACCTGTTCTACGAACGCGAAATACGTTCGGTCACAGCGAATACGCGGGGCGACGCTCGGGAGTTCCTCGAGTTTGCCGGCGAGCACCACCTCGACGTCACCACCACCGAATATCCGCTTGCCGAAGCCAATTCGGCCTTGGTCGATCTGGCCGAGGACCGAGTCACCGGCGCTGCAGTCTTGATTCCCTGAGCGCGACAACTTCAATTCGGGAGGACGAAATGAACGCACCAATTGTCGTCGGAGTTGATGGATCCGAGCGCGCGTTGGACGCGGTTCGGTGGGCGGCACGTGAGGCACTGCTCCGCAACCTGCCACTGCACCTGGTTGCTGTGGTGCACACCGAATCGAATACCTTCGGAAACGCCTTTACCCTTGGCACACCAAAGTTTCCGGATCAGAGAAACGAAGGAAGGGAACGACTTTCCGGTGCGCACTCGGTTGCTGCAGAGGTTAACGACGACCGTCTGACCGTTACCGACCACTTGGCCCGCGGGCACCCGGTCGAAGCACTCCTGGAGCAGTCGACGGACGCCGCGATGCTGGTCGTAGGATCGCGTGGCCAGGGCCGCTGGGCCGACGGCGTGCTCGGCTCCGTCAGCACCGCGACCGCGATGCACGCACGTTGCCCGGTAGCCGTCATCCGCGGAATCTCGGCGCCCGGTGACCCACCACTCGACGGCCCCGTAGTGGTCGGCGTCGACGGCACGGAGAACAGCGAGCCCGCCATCGCCGAGGCCTTCGAGACGGCCTTTCTGCACGGAGTTGATGTTGTTGCGGTTCATGCTTGGGACGATTCACATCATTCAACAGCTTTCCGCTCCGCTCCAGACGGATCCGCCCTCGAATTGCCGGCCATCGAGACTGCCGAACTGGTGGTACTCGCCGAAAGGCTTGCCGGATGGAAGCAAAAGTATCCGGACGTCACGGTTCAGCGAGTTGTCGTGCGCGACAGTCCAGCACACCAACTCATCGCCGAATCGAAGGCTGCACAACTGGTGGTCGTCGGCCGACGAGGGCGCGGCGGTTTCACCTCGATGCTCCTCGGCTCCACAAGCCGGAACCTTCTACATCGAGCGGAGTGCCCGCTGTTGATCGTCTCTCAGATCACGAAGCGATAGCCCATCCCGGCCTCGGTGATCAGGTGTTTGGGATGTGCCGGGTCGTCTTCGAGTTTGCGCCTCAGTTGAGCCAGGTACACACGTAGGTAGTGGGTTTCGGTGTCGTAGGCCGGACCCCACACCTCGCGCAGTAGTTCCTTCTGCCCCACCAGTTTTCCGCGATTGCGGACCAGCATTTCGAGCATTCCCCACTCCGTGGGTGTCAGGTGGACTTGTTCGCCTCCGCGACTGACCGTCTTGGCTGCCAAATCCACAGTAAAGGACGCAGTCTCTACCGACGGCTCCGATGTATCGGTCGCGGATGTCCCCCGCCGGGCCGCCGCCCGTACGCGAGCCAGAAACTCGTCCATCCCGAAAGGCTTGGTCACGTAGTCGTCGGCACCCGCGTCGAGTGCCTCGACCTTGTCGGCCGAGTCGGTTCGCGCCGACAATACGATGACCGGCGCCGTGCACCAGCCGCGCAGTCCGGCAAGCACTTCGGTGCCGTCCATATCGGGAAGCCCGAGATCGAGTACCACGACGTCCGGTGGACGTTCCGCGGCAGCTCGCAATGCGCCGGCACCCGTCGACGCCGTCACTACGTCGTATCCCCGCACCGACAAATTGATGCGTAGTGCCCGCAAGATCTGCGGTTCGTCGTCAACTACCAGTATTCGGCTCATGACTCGCTTCCATTCGTACCTGCCGCGGCCAATTCCACGATCATCGTCAACCCGCCACCCGGAGTATCGGTGGCACTGACCGTTCCGCCCATCGCGTCGACGAACCCCCGGACTACTGACAGTCCGAGCCCGACGCCACCGGTGTTGTCGCGGTCCCCCATCCGTTGGAACGGCTGGAACATTGCTTCGGCTTCGCCTCGCGGCACCCCCGGACCGGTGTCGGCAATGCTGATCACGGCCTGATTACCGATCCGTGCAGCGCCCACCCGTACCGGTGTGCCTCCCCCGTAACGCAGAGCGTTGTCCACGATGTTTGCAATCACTCGCTCGAGCAGGCCTTGATCGGCTTGCACGGCAACGGTTCCGACATCCACGATGACGCTCCGAGCCCGGGAATCGGATCGTCCGCCGATACCGAGTCCGAGGAGCGCCCGGTGCACAACTTCTTCCAGATACACCGGCCGCAAGGTCGGCTTCACCACTCCGGCAGCCAATCTCGACGAATCGAGGAGGTTACCCACCAATGCGGTGAGCTGGTCGGCGGACTCTTCGATGGTTGCCAACAGTTCCGCAGTGTCTTCCGGTGAGAATTCGATGTCGTCGCTGCGCAGGCTGGATACCGCGGCCTTGACGCCGGCGAGCGGTGTCCGAAGGTCATGGCTCACAGCCGAAAGCAGTGCTCGGCGCAGTTGATCAGCCTCCGTCAGGGCAGCTGCCTTGCTCGCTTCGACGGTCAACTGTTCCTGACGAATCATGCCCGCCGCCTGATGCGCCACGACGGCTAGGACGCGGCGGTCACGGGCACTCAACTCGGGACCGGAAAGTAGCAGCAAGTACTCGCCGTCGTTGACCTCACACACCGTGTCGGCTTCCGACTCCGTCGTCGGCGGCTCAGTTCCCACGGCCTCGACGACGCCATCGTCGAGATGAACAACGGAAACCCCTCGCTGCCGATAGATTTCGCGTGCCTTCTCCAGCAGCGTCGACAAATCAGCACCGCGCAGCACCGAACCCGCGAACAGTGCAAGAAGTTCGGCTTCCTCGGACGCCCGCTTCGCCTCCCGGGCCCGTTTGGCTGCAGCATCGACCAGAACTGCCACTGCCACAGCAACTATCAGCAGCACCACCGTGGTGATGAAGTTGTCGGGCTCGGCGATCGTGAAACTGTATTTCGGGTCGGTGAAGAAGTAGTTGAGCAATAGGCCGGAGATCAGTGCAGAAAGGATGGCCGGCCCGACGCCGCCGAGTAGTGCGACCAGAACGACCACGACAAAGAACAACGCATTCTCGCCGTTCACCCCGGAGAACCGGTCTACCAAGCCCATAAGGGCCGCTGCGACCGTCGGAACCACCACTGCTGCAATCCACGACAACACGCGACGCTCCGAGCGTCCCAGAACCGAGATCCGGCGCCGGGCAGTCGCCTCCTCGTGGGTGACCATGTGAACGTCGATGCCGCCGGACTGCTGAACGACGGCAGCGCCGATGCCCTCGTCGAGAATGCGGGCCAAGCGCGAGCGCCGCGATGTACCCAGGACCAGTTGGGTGGCGTTCTCCTCGCGAGCGAACTCGAGAAGCGTCGACGGCACGTCGTCGCCCACCACCGTGTGAAGTGTGGCGCCCACGCCGTTTGCCAGCGCTCGCACCTTCCCCATCTCCGGCGCCGAGACACCGGTGAGGCCGTCGCCGCGAACAACGTGGACCACCATCAGTTCCGCACTGGATTTCGAGGCAATTCGGGATGCGCGTCGTACGAGGGTTTCCGACTCCGGTCCCCCGGTCACTGCGACGACGACGCGTTCCCGCGCTTCCCAGGTATCGGTGATCTTGTTCTCGGCGCGATATTTCGCGAGTGCCGCGTCCACCTGATCCGCGACCCACAGGAGTGCGAGTTCACGTAGTGCCGTGAGGTTTCCGCGACGGAAGTAATTTCCGAGAGCCGCGTCGACACGTTCGGGTGAATACACGTTGCCGTGAGAGAGTCTGCGCCGCAGCGCTTCCGGAGTGATGTCGACGAGCTCTACCTGAGCGGCACTGCGCACGACGTCATCGGGAACGGTCTCTTGCTGCACCACACCGGTGATATGTGCGACGACGTCGTTGAGACTTTCGAGGTGTTGCACATTGACCGTCGACAGGACGTCGATTCCGGCGTCGAGCAGTTCCTGCACGTCCTGCCACCGCTTGTGGTTCTTGCTCCCCGGGTGTTGGTGTGCGCCAACTCATCGACCAATACCAACGACGGACGTCGCGCCAGGACAGCTTCGACGTCGAGTTCCGGCATCCGAGTCCCGCGATATTCCACCAACTTGGGCGCGATGATCTCCAGATCACCGATTTGCGCCGCTGTGCGGGCGCGGCCGTGTGTTTCCACAACGGCCGCAACCACGTCACAACCACGATCCCGACGACGATGAGCCTCGCCGAGCATCGCGAAGGTCTTTCCGACGCCGGGTGCAGCGCCGAGGTAGATGCGCAGCTCACCTCGCTTGCGCTTACCGACCTTCTCAGAAGAACTCACGTGACAATCATCCACCAGTAGACGGCGTGGCACACGCAGGTGCCGTTAATCCGAGCGCCAAATTCAGTTCGAGAACGTTGACGCGTTCCATACCCAGGAACCCCAGTTGGCGTCCGTCGGTGTGCTCCGCAACCAATGCTTTCACCTGGCCCTCGGA
Proteins encoded:
- a CDS encoding alpha/beta fold hydrolase codes for the protein MATTKPVGERPAWVDDELFPFESHFVELDGNVVHYVDEGSGPTLLMLTGNPVWSFAYREVITTLRARFRCIAVDFPGFGLSTGAPGYQYLARDHAELLVSFLDCLDLTQLTLVGHNWGGPFGLYAAQQRPDKFERLILTNTWAWPLNGDLSSELFSRGVGNPIGRALIRRFNLMVEYYIPSAHKRRKLSDAEMAHYRQAMPTPARRQPCATLPGELIGARGFFTDLEDQLSSLEKMPTLIVWADADPIFTKMYRDRFEAIFPNHTTTVLHGVGHFLQSDAPAEFSEAIETWWAELAGDGGETHRGPEPVADNRPT
- a CDS encoding winged helix-turn-helix transcriptional regulator, which translates into the protein MAIKRSYGHYCGVARALDVVGNRWSLLIVRELLVGPARYGQLQAGLPGISTNLLAERLRELEEAGVVRRQLDAVSNGVAYALTPWGSELRGTVAALVNWSTPLMVSGPRRDGFRPHWLVVAIESLLDGKRTEVPATVGLEVDGTTVTVRVDEFGTHVVLDIDAQPGTVLRAEPLVVLGLASGMLTVEQAIAAGDLRGERQDLAAVFGAD
- a CDS encoding aspartate/glutamate racemase family protein, which encodes MTTIGFLHTSAVHVPTFDGLTHQTWPLLATIHVVDETLLTQARAEGPEATRTAVLARLNELNYHGADIVCCTCSTIGDIAEQAEIDLPVFRVDRPMARRAVALGPRIGVVAALESTLKPTRDLIAQEAEAASIAISVELVVAGHSWSLFEAGDMEGYIRVITESALALEGRVDVIVLAQASMAPAERHLIGLSVPILSSPRLAVEHAATSSELTVPQRG
- a CDS encoding FAD-dependent monooxygenase encodes the protein MRTVGIIGGGIGGLATALALAGAGWSVTVFEQAPALTEVGAGITLWPNALAALDHLGVGDDIRRRAAPGWVGGIRNRQGQWLMRTSEERFRAMHGNFVAMHRADLVDVLRTALPESVTVRLGSPVTGIEVGGAIRCGDRTENFDLLVGADGIDSLTRQTIFPEYPVPRSLSIRAWRWIVDDFGVVDVGGILGAGTEFGIVPLGNGRLYVFAATRLSKETPDPSLDDFLDWPGPIPQLISAVAPEQILRHDIRDLPALPSFVRKSVVLVGDAAHAMGPHLGQGACQALEDAVALGAHAHDVATYDYLRTGRTHRLQVRSRRSARIILTRGAGATAVRDLVLRALPAELFLRGMGSNFSTRNMM
- a CDS encoding GIY-YIG nuclease family protein; this translates as MDAISTAETAQDESAIYLAALPLARAEVLVRPCPVPASPGVYGWWFRELPADIDTSGCAKKDGLTLLYTGISPSAPPTNGKPPSTQNIRKRIRTHYSGNAEGSTLRKTLGCLLSNQLGIELRRVGSGNRRTFVTGEKVLSEWMDENALVSWVEHPEPWVLEHKLITTLDVPLNLDANAHNNFYLSLKAVRRAAVVRANELPVIPNPGVGGR
- a CDS encoding zinc-binding alcohol dehydrogenase family protein, which translates into the protein MTAWQVNEPGPVRTHPLIKADQSIPVPHAGQLLVRVLACGVCRTDLHVAEGDLPVHRVNVVPGHEIVGLVEKVGDAVEDFVPGDRVGIPWLHYTCGRCEFCLRDRENLCPNSTYTGWDVDGGYAEYALATAEFALKLPTGYSDAELAPLLCAGIIGFRALQRADVPAGGRLGIYGFGGSAHLAAQVAMARDAEVHVMTRSESARALATELGATSVQDAYDPPPAKLDSAILFAPVGDLVPPAMEALNRGGILSIAGIHLSDTPSLNYQKHLFYEREIRSVTANTRGDAREFLEFAGEHHLDVTTTEYPLAEANSALVDLAEDRVTGAAVLIP
- a CDS encoding universal stress protein encodes the protein MNAPIVVGVDGSERALDAVRWAAREALLRNLPLHLVAVVHTESNTFGNAFTLGTPKFPDQRNEGRERLSGAHSVAAEVNDDRLTVTDHLARGHPVEALLEQSTDAAMLVVGSRGQGRWADGVLGSVSTATAMHARCPVAVIRGISAPGDPPLDGPVVVGVDGTENSEPAIAEAFETAFLHGVDVVAVHAWDDSHHSTAFRSAPDGSALELPAIETAELVVLAERLAGWKQKYPDVTVQRVVVRDSPAHQLIAESKAAQLVVVGRRGRGGFTSMLLGSTSRNLLHRAECPLLIVSQITKR
- a CDS encoding response regulator, producing MSRILVVDDEPQILRALRINLSVRGYDVVTASTGAGALRAAAERPPDVVVLDLGLPDMDGTEVLAGLRGWCTAPVIVLSARTDSADKVEALDAGADDYVTKPFGMDEFLARVRAAARRGTSATDTSEPSVETASFTVDLAAKTVSRGGEQVHLTPTEWGMLEMLVRNRGKLVGQKELLREVWGPAYDTETHYLRVYLAQLRRKLEDDPAHPKHLITEAGMGYRFVI
- a CDS encoding sensor histidine kinase, with the protein product MVTHEEATARRRISVLGRSERRVLSWIAAVVVPTVAAALMGLVDRFSGVNGENALFFVVVVLVALLGGVGPAILSALISGLLLNYFFTDPKYSFTIAEPDNFITTVVLLIVAVAVAVLVDAAAKRAREAKRASEEAELLALFAGSVLRGADLSTLLEKAREIYRQRGVSVVHLDDGVVEAVGTEPPTTESEADTVCEVNDGEYLLLLSGPELSARDRRVLAVVAHQAAGMIRQEQLTVEASKAAALTEADQLRRALLSAVSHDLRTPLAGVKAAVSSLRSDDIEFSPEDTAELLATIEESADQLTALVGNLLDSSRLAAGVVKPTLRPVYLEEVVHRALLGLGIGGRSDSRARSVIVDVGTVAVQADQGLLERVIANIVDNALRYGGGTPVRVGAARIGNQAVISIADTGPGVPRGEAEAMFQPFQRMGDRDNTGGVGLGLSVVRGFVDAMGGTVSATDTPGGGLTMIVELAAAGTNGSES